A window of the Diabrotica undecimpunctata isolate CICGRU chromosome 1, icDiaUnde3, whole genome shotgun sequence genome harbors these coding sequences:
- the LOC140442148 gene encoding uncharacterized protein, with amino-acid sequence MASRAHSSHRHDIVDRNSSEDEHADFSNGSSDDYHPSSDSDITESDEKNTRGQEEPQDKKRKSDPKKWKKNIRKQKRAAGKEYINTSGTVIHSKSFNDYSCNCKINCQNKLTAQQKESFFNLFYNESQSWETQTSIISGAVKCRTIIRRRKNTDI; translated from the exons ATGGCTTCCCGTGCACATAGTTCACATCGTCATGACATTGTTGATAGAAATTCTAGTGAAGATGAACACGCTGATTTCAGTAATGGGTCTTCAGATGATTACCATCCAAGTTCTGATTCGGATATTACAGAATCAG ATGAAAAAAATACCAGAGGGCAGGAAGAACCTCAAGACAAGAAGAGAAAATCTGATCCTAAGAAGTGGAAAAAAAATATTCGCAAGCAAAAAAGGGCAGCTGGTAAAGAATATATCAATACTTCAGGTACTGTCATACACTCTAAATCTTTTAATGACTATTCCTGCAATTGCAAAATAAACTGCCAAAATAAGCTTACAGCACAGCaaaaagaaagtttttttaatttgttttataacgagTCACAGTCTTGGGAAACTCAAACAAGCATAATAAGTGGTGCTGTAAAATGTAGAACGATAATAAGACGTCGTAAGAAcactgatatttaa